GAGGAAGGTCGGGACGCTGTGCGGATGCTCCGCAAGGCGGGTTTCGAAATGCTCGGCACGGTGACGGATGGCGGATTCGCGTCCGATGGCTATGGCAGCCTTCGGCTCGATGGTGGGGCCAATGCTTTTGGGATATTTGAGCGGCGTATGACGATAGCGGATATCTCGCGCTTCGATGGAACCGGTAATGATGGCTCGACGAAACGCGTCACCGTGACGGTGACCTGGCCAGTCGGATCAGAAACACCGCGGACAGTCATCCTGACCGATTACCTGGTCTATTGGGAGAACGGATACTA
This is a stretch of genomic DNA from Candidatus Moraniibacteriota bacterium. It encodes these proteins:
- a CDS encoding prepilin-type N-terminal cleavage/methylation domain-containing protein, which codes for MSNLSSLPPRGFSILEVVFASALFLIIASALVMLVLQGLAVETQSQEYQSAVAYAEEGRDAVRMLRKAGFEMLGTVTDGGFASDGYGSLRLDGGANAFGIFERRMTIADISRFDGTGNDGSTKRVTVTVTWPVGSETPRTVILTDYLVYWENGY